A single genomic interval of Mangifera indica cultivar Alphonso chromosome 5, CATAS_Mindica_2.1, whole genome shotgun sequence harbors:
- the LOC123216048 gene encoding agamous-like MADS-box protein MADS3 codes for MGRGRVELKRIENKINRQVTFSKRRNGLLKKAYELSVLCDAEVAVIVFSSRGKLYEFGSAGISKTLERYQRCCFNPQDNSFERETQSWYQEVTKLKSKYESLQRTQRNLLGEDLGPLSVKELQNLEKQLEGALALARQRKTQIMVEQMEELRKKERQLGDINKQLKLKLETEGLNLKTIQDLWGSSAAATAAGNTNFPLHPSHESPINCEPEPFLQIGYHHYVPAEGSSGPNTNMVGETNFIHGWVL; via the exons ATGGGGAGAGGAAGAGTGGAGCTTAAGAGAATTGAGAACAAGATTAACAGGCAGGTGACTTTTTCTAAGAGAAGAAATGGGTTGCTGAAGAAAGCTTATGAGCTTTCTGTACTATGTGATGCTGAGGTTGCTGTTATCGTCTTCTCTAGCCGTGGCAAACTCTATGAGTTTGGTAGTGCTGG TATAAGCAAAACCCTCGAACGATACCAACGTTGCTGCTTCAATCCTCAGGACAACAGCTTCGAACGTGAAACACAG AGTTGGTACCAGGAGGTAACAAAGCTGAAATCAAAATACGAATCTCTCCAACGCACACAAAG GAATTTGCTTGGAGAGGATCTTGGGCCACTAAGTGTGAAAGAACTGCAAAATCTTGAGAAACAGCTTGAAGGAGCTCTTGCATTGGCAAGGCAGAGGAAG ACTCAGATTATGGTCGAGCAAATGGAAGAACTTCGCAAAAAG GAACGTCAGCTTGGAGACATAAACAAGCAACTAAAGCTTAAG CTGGAAACAGAAGGACTAAATCTGAAAACCATTCAAGATTTATGGGGTTCTAGTGCAGCAGCAACTGCTGCTGGAAATACCAACTTCCCTCTTCATCCTTCTCATGAAAGCCCCATCAACTGTGAACCCGAACCCTTTTTACAGATTGG GTACCACCACTATGTTCCTGCTGAAGGGTCTTCGGGGCCAAACACTAATATGGTTGGTGAGACCAACTTCATCCATGGATGGGTCCTTTGA